The genomic interval TACCTGGGCTTCGGCTCGCTCGCACCGGTGCTCGAGCTCGCCCGGGAGACCGGCCGAGGGGTCTTCGTGCTGGGCCTGACCTCCAACCCGGAAGGGCGCAGCGTCCAGCATGCGACGGACCCCTCCGGCCGCTCGGTGGCGGGCGGGGTGGTCGACGGCGTGACCGTGGCCAACGCGGCCGCCCGGGCCGACGGCACGCTCGGCAGTGTCGGACTCGTCGTCGGGGCGACCGTGGGGCGGGCCGTGCACGACCTGGGCCTGGACCTGGCGGCCTCGGCCGCCCCGTTGCTGGCGCCCGGGGTTGGTGCGCAGGGGGCCGGCGCGCCCGAGCTCGAGCAGGTCTTCGGTGTGGCACGTCGCCAGGTGCTGGCCTCCACCTCCCGAGGCGTGCTGCAGGCGGGCCCCGACGTCGGGGCGCTGCGGGCAGCCGCCGAGACGGCGACTGGGCAGGCAGTGGCCGCCCTGCGCGGCTGAGCTGTGATGAGTGACGGCCGTCCCCGGGGTGGGCCCTCCCATGCGGGGGGCCCACCCCCGGGGCGTGTGAGCCGACGACGCGCACTCGGGGCGCTGGCCGTCCTCGTGGCGGCCGTCGTCGCCGTGGTGCTCTATGCCGTGGCCCTCCTGCGTCGCCGCGAGGAGGTCACCGACGGGCTCGTCCTGCTCGATGCGACCGGGCCCGACGGGACGCTGCTCGACCTTGACGGGCTGCTTGACGCCGTGACCAACGGCGTCGGCCGGGACGAGCGTGATGACGCCCTCCTGGACGCGGAGACTCTCGAGGTCCTCAGCCTCGCCCCCCTGGAGCCCGACGCCCGTGCCAGCGCCCGCCTCGCGCTGCCCGAGGACACCCGCGCCTGCCTGTCCCTGTCCTGGCCGACGTCAGCGGGCTACAGCGCCCTGCTCGTGGACCTGCCCGGCCCCGGCCGCTACGCGCTCGCCGAGCTCGCCGCATGCTCCCTGCACGAGGCTCAGGAGGATGGGGCGGACACCGGCGCGCTTATCGACCCCGTCAGCGGTATGACCGTTAAGGCGCTGCGTGAACGCACCGCCGCGGCCCTGGACGCCTGCCGGGGGACCGAGGAGCCGGCCTCGCGCGCCGCACGTGCGGCCGAGGCCCTGGAGGCCGCCTGCGCCGCCCGGAGCGGTCTCGACCGTGCCCGGGCCCACGGCGCACCGGGCACCGCCCTGCTCGGAGTGACCTTCACCCACCCTCCGTCGGCGCCAGCGGTCGGCCGGGTGCTCGCGCCCCTGACGGACGCGGGCCGGGACCTGCTCGTGCGCCTCGTCATCACCGACGCCTCAGACGATGAGGAGATGACGGCCTGGCGCAGCTGCCTGGACGAGCTCCACGCCCAGGGCGCCAAGGCCATGGTCCAGGTCTGCGACTCGATCGACCTGTCGACCCTTGACGACGAGGACTTCAACCGTCGCCTCGACCGGCTCATCGAGGCCTTCCCCGACGCCGACGCGTGGGAGACCGGCAACGAGATCGGCGGTGACTGGTTGGGCGAGAAGGCCATCAAGCGCACCCTCGAGGCCACCCGCAGGCTGAGTGAGTCCCCGCAGACCTCTGCGGCGACGCGGGTGCTGACCCTCTACTACCAGCTCGGCCAGGGGCGGGCAGAGAACTCGACCTTCACCGTCGCCCAGGACGCGCTTGCCCCCGAGCTGCTCGAGCTCAGCGACGTCGTCGGACTGTCGGTCTACCCCCAGTGGCACCCGCTGGGCTGCGCCGCCGACCGGGTCCTCGACGCCCTGTCGGCGCTCGCCGGAGACAGACTGATCGCCCTGAGTGAGCTCGGCTACGGGGCTGAGGACCTCGACGACGGCCCCTGGTGGTACGGCTCACCCACGGACACCTCCACCGGGCGCGCCGTCGTCGCCCGGGACCTCACGGCCGCGGCGCTGGGGCGCCACGACGTGTGGGCGGCGCCCCTGTGGTGGTACTACCTCGAGGACGAGATCGAGTCGGTGGCCGGTGTGGGCAGTGTTCTCGCCAACGCGGCGGCCGCGCCCAGTGAGGGCGGCGAGGCCGGCTGCGGGGGATGAGCGCCGGCGTGGTCTGAGAGGCCTCCGGCAGCAGGCATGATGTTCACCATGACGCACCCGGAGCCCGCCGCCCGTCTCACCGTCCTCGCCGGTCCCACCGCCGTCGGCAAGGGGACGATCGTCACTGAGCTGCGCCGTCGCCACCCCGACCTCTTCGTCTCCGTCTCGGCCACCACCCGCAGCCCCCGGCCCGGTGAGGTCGACGGCGTGCACTACCTCTTCGTCAGCGAGGAGGACTTCGAGCGCATGATCGCCGAGGGCCGGATGCTCGAGTGGGCGCTCGTGCACGGTCGCCACCGCTACGGCACACCCCGGGGCCCGGTGGAGGCCGAGCTTGCCGCCGGGCGCCCCGCCCTGCTGGAGATCGACCTCGACGGCGCCCGGCAGGTGCGGCGCGCGATGCCGCAGGCGCACCTCGTCTTCGTCGCGCCGCCCCGCTGGGAGGACCTCGTCAGCCGTCTCGTCGGCCGGGGCACCGAGGACGAGGCCGAGAGGACCAGGCGCCTGGCCACGGCCCGCACGGAGATGGCCGCGGCCAACGAGTTCGACCACGTCATCGTCAACGACACCGTGGCGCGTGCCACGGACGAGCTCGAGGGCCTGCTCGGCCTCACAGGCTAAACTGTCCCGGTTACCGCACGGCCCGAGAAGGCCGGTCACGCGCTCAGAAAGCAGGTCACGCACATGCTCGGTACCTCCGCCCAGCCCGAGGGCATCACGAACCCGCCGATCGACGACCTCCTGGAGAAGGTCGACTCCAAGTACGGGCTCGTGGTGGAGGCTGCGAAGCGTGCCCGGCAGATCAACAGCTACACCCAGCAGCTCGAGGACAACCACCTCGAGTTCTTCGGCCCCCTCGTGGAGGCCGAGACCGGCGAGAAGCCGCTGGGCATCGCCCTGCGCGAGATCGCCGAGGACAAGCTCGAGGTCATCCCCGGCGAGGTCGCCCGCGCCCGCCGCGCCGAGGCCGAGGAGGCCCGCCGGGCCGCCGAGGCGGACATGTTCTCCGACATCTCCCTCGACACCCCGCTGTCGATGGGTGAGGAGGGTTCGACCACCAGCCTGGACGACATCCAGTTCTGAAGACCCGGGCCCCTCGTGCACCAGCAGGTGAGTACGCGCGCCGCGTCCCCGACCGGGACGCGGCGCGTCGTCGTCGGCGTGGCCGGGTCCATCGCCGCCTACAAGGCGCCGACGGTGATCCGCCGCCTGCGTGAGGCCGGCTGCGAGGTCAAGGTGGTCGCCACCGAGGCCGCCCTGCGCTTCATCGGCGCCCCCGCCCTCGCCGCGGTGGCCGGGGGCCCGGTGTCCACCGGCGTCTTCGACGACCCCGCGGCGGTGGAGCATGTGGCCGTGGGGGAGTGGGCCGAGCTCGTCGTGGTGGCCCCCGCCTCCGCGGACCTGCTGGCCCGGGTCGCCGCTGGGCGCGCGGACGACCTCCTGACCGCCACGATCCTCACCACCACCGCGCCGGTGCTGCTCTGCCCGGCCATGCACACCCAGATGTGGCTCAACCCGGCGACCGTCGAGAACGTCGCCACCCTGCGCCGGCGCGGCCTGGCCGTCCTCAACCCCGCCGACGGGCGCCTGACCGGCCAGGACAGCGGCACCGGGCGCCTGCCCGAGCCTGAGGTCATCGTCGCCGAGGCCCTGCGCGTCCTGGCTGAGGCTGACGCGCGTGAGGCTGCGGGCCGCGCCCTGGCCGGGCGCCACGTCGTCGTCTCCGCCGGGGGCACTCGCGAGCCCCTGGACCCGGTGCGCTTCCTTGGCAACCG from Actinomyces respiraculi carries:
- the gmk gene encoding guanylate kinase; its protein translation is MTHPEPAARLTVLAGPTAVGKGTIVTELRRRHPDLFVSVSATTRSPRPGEVDGVHYLFVSEEDFERMIAEGRMLEWALVHGRHRYGTPRGPVEAELAAGRPALLEIDLDGARQVRRAMPQAHLVFVAPPRWEDLVSRLVGRGTEDEAERTRRLATARTEMAAANEFDHVIVNDTVARATDELEGLLGLTG
- a CDS encoding Tat pathway signal sequence produces the protein MSRRRALGALAVLVAAVVAVVLYAVALLRRREEVTDGLVLLDATGPDGTLLDLDGLLDAVTNGVGRDERDDALLDAETLEVLSLAPLEPDARASARLALPEDTRACLSLSWPTSAGYSALLVDLPGPGRYALAELAACSLHEAQEDGADTGALIDPVSGMTVKALRERTAAALDACRGTEEPASRAARAAEALEAACAARSGLDRARAHGAPGTALLGVTFTHPPSAPAVGRVLAPLTDAGRDLLVRLVITDASDDEEMTAWRSCLDELHAQGAKAMVQVCDSIDLSTLDDEDFNRRLDRLIEAFPDADAWETGNEIGGDWLGEKAIKRTLEATRRLSESPQTSAATRVLTLYYQLGQGRAENSTFTVAQDALAPELLELSDVVGLSVYPQWHPLGCAADRVLDALSALAGDRLIALSELGYGAEDLDDGPWWYGSPTDTSTGRAVVARDLTAAALGRHDVWAAPLWWYYLEDEIESVAGVGSVLANAAAAPSEGGEAGCGG
- the rpoZ gene encoding DNA-directed RNA polymerase subunit omega, whose translation is MLGTSAQPEGITNPPIDDLLEKVDSKYGLVVEAAKRARQINSYTQQLEDNHLEFFGPLVEAETGEKPLGIALREIAEDKLEVIPGEVARARRAEAEEARRAAEADMFSDISLDTPLSMGEEGSTTSLDDIQF
- the pyrF gene encoding orotidine-5'-phosphate decarboxylase, which codes for MSTGREAFGARLARAMDELGPLCVGIDPHRSLLEAWGLSDDAAGLREFSLRVVEAVVGRVAAVKPQSAFFERHGSAGVAVLEETLTALREAGTLSVLDVKRGDIGSTMSGYADAYLSDGSPLVVDALTVSPYLGFGSLAPVLELARETGRGVFVLGLTSNPEGRSVQHATDPSGRSVAGGVVDGVTVANAAARADGTLGSVGLVVGATVGRAVHDLGLDLAASAAPLLAPGVGAQGAGAPELEQVFGVARRQVLASTSRGVLQAGPDVGALRAAAETATGQAVAALRG
- the coaBC gene encoding bifunctional phosphopantothenoylcysteine decarboxylase/phosphopantothenate--cysteine ligase CoaBC; protein product: MSTRAASPTGTRRVVVGVAGSIAAYKAPTVIRRLREAGCEVKVVATEAALRFIGAPALAAVAGGPVSTGVFDDPAAVEHVAVGEWAELVVVAPASADLLARVAAGRADDLLTATILTTTAPVLLCPAMHTQMWLNPATVENVATLRRRGLAVLNPADGRLTGQDSGTGRLPEPEVIVAEALRVLAEADAREAAGRALAGRHVVVSAGGTREPLDPVRFLGNRSSGRQGTAVARAAAAEGARVTLVAANLDGEVLRDLPPTVSVVGVGTALELEDAVRSTCVDADAVVMAAAVADYRPRSVQGAKIKKHGLAPGEEGKATGPAPIELVENPDVLAGLVSRPPRTDGHRTLVVGFAAETGDADGDVLAHGAAKARRKGADLMAVNAVGQDLGFGDVPNAVVVLDADGAEVARAQGAKDEVARALVSLVAERLAATCADAQ